Proteins co-encoded in one Plasmodium berghei ANKA genome assembly, chromosome: 11 genomic window:
- a CDS encoding ferredoxin--NADP reductase, putative: protein MKHQIVFLFLLVCLLSGPFSNTNKNVLSYEVLNNNINKFTFLKTNQYKKKCTQRRYSQKEANKYTNLYTIKNPLKCKVVNKIKLVRENAKHIVYNIEINHNRLFKYIEGQSCGIIPYYSEKDNEYNNTKIENDVNFEKNKNNVKTKKCARLYSISSGNCYNLSVAIRIHKYEENLNEIKNIKYGYCSGYIENIKKNDDIYLTGAHGNFILSNNVIQNNTNLILIGTGTGISPYISFLKKLLICDKNNPIKKNTYSGFIHIFYGVYNEDSILYLEELEKFKKLYPNNLHIHYVFSVNKKLDGSSFYVQDEILKKKDEFFHLFNDYETELYICGHKEIKQQIMNILKSDKNFDISKKKKIHVEVY from the coding sequence atgaaacatcaaattgtatttttatttttattagtatGCTTATTAAGTGGGCCGTTTTCAaacacaaataaaaatgtattgaGTTATGAAGTATTAAATAACaacattaataaatttacatttttgaaaacaaaccaatataaaaaaaaatgcacaCAAAGAAGATATAGTCAAAAAGAAGCGAacaaatatacaaatttatatacaattaaaaatCCATTAAAATGCAAAgttgtaaataaaataaaattagttAGGGAAAATGCAAAGCAtatagtatataatattgaaataaaTCACAACAgactttttaaatatatagaaggGCAATCATGTGGAATAATTCCATACTATTCTGAAAAagataatgaatataataatacaaaaatagaaaatgatgtaaattttgaaaaaaataaaaataatgtcaaaacaaaaaaatgtgcaAGGTTATATTCTATATCGTCAGGTAattgttataatttatCTGTTGCAATACGGatacataaatatgaagaaaatttgaatgaaataaaaaatataaaatatggtTATTGTTCAGgttatatagaaaatataaaaaaaaatgatgatatatatttaactgGGGCACAtggaaattttattttatccaATAATgttattcaaaataatacaaatttaattttaattggAACAGGAACTGGTATATCTCCATATATaagttttttaaaaaaattattaatatgtgACAAGAATAAtccaataaaaaaaaatacatattctggttttatacatatattttatggaGTTTATAATGAAGattcaattttatatttagaaGAATTAGAaaagtttaaaaaattatatccTAATAATTTACACATACATTATGTTTTCtctgtaaataaaaaattagatGGATCGTCATTTTATGTACAAGATGAaatacttaaaaaaaaagacgaATTTTTTCACCTATTTAATGATTATGAAACAGAGCTTTATATATGTGGtcataaagaaataaaacaacaaattatgaatattttaaaaagcgataaaaattttgatatttcaaaaaaaaaaaaaattcatgttgaagtttattaa
- a CDS encoding EGF-like membrane protein, putative yields the protein MIIYSKFNIIIILLVYFYNKIATILCINCENHECKNDCYVLNNDKQLCLCNENEKGIHCKEAWNVCEQDCNINNTTESCSVALCKHGTCIPMPNKPYYKCECGDFFQGSNCEIENNPCSFQETNPCLNGKCIFITKLNRIICECNNGWTQKNQQNPSMLSWGKQTVEVSPPCDEPIKKGLSQYVIHYTPATYTMWWLIYIISVLVLFLCCCNMCFSFFSNSILSYFSIFNNKKNS from the exons ATGAtcatatattcaaaattcaatataataataatattgctcgtatatttttacaataaaattgcaacaatattatgtataaacTGTGAGAATCATGAGTGTAAAAATGATTGttatgttttaaataatgataaacaACTATGCTTATGTAATGAAAATGAGAAAGGAATACATTGTAAAGAGGCATGGAATGTTTGCGAACAAGATTGTAATATAAACAACACAACTGAATCGTGCTCTGTTGCATTATGTAAACACG GAACATGCATACCAATGCCAAACAAACCTTATTATAAATGTGAATGTGGTGATTTCTTTCAAGGTTCAAATTgtgaaatagaaaataatccATGTTCATTCCAAGAAACAAATCCATGTTTAAATGgtaaatgtatttttattacaaaattGAATAGGATTATTTGTGAATGCAATAATGGATGGacacaaaaaaatcaaCAAAATCCATCTATGCTATCATGGGGAAAACAAACAGTAGAAGTTTCACCCCCTTGTGATG aaccaataaaaaaagggCTATCACAATATGTAATTCATTATACTCCAG CAACATATACAATGTGGTggcttatatatataataagtGTACTGGTCTTATTCCTATGCTGTTGTAATATGTgttttagttttttttcaaactCAATATTAAgttatttttcaatatttaacaataaaaaaaatagctaa
- a CDS encoding nuclear polyadenylated RNA-binding protein NAB2, putative yields the protein MISNNTETDKKYQNIITEKLRELLGEYEVDILTEYVWHMAGNSKSGSEFMCNELKDFLGDHTTVFVDWLLKLIDEIKKNQKDDNLNDDKSRSNKSHDSRSKHSLTQSKKSKSYLKDYDSNKRNISRSRKGSKSIRSSSDKYSNNDPDPFSKKYKKRQREISIRSNSSRIHSRKFHYDRNQSRRRLNDNEKYDKKLKLREKGRINDRSYSRSLSPNRKIYVEKKGGVKKGNKEYSYSDELCSNNEMEQRKNSVSDEYNNLDKKNKAILKPNPRFGDDKTFPFLQPASSNLNPQEMPNYVMNRNYPYDKGMNFEGKYYQGNYMVSQPNILDGNVNNPTNSYMANNVNNNYFNPPNPNHYINNMQQKNMIPQPGFVHTNKFPNNMNSSNYSYPKNNIMNINAKNNNTLNFGNPNNNMYLNNQKNQEQFHTQKFNKQIHFNKSYANSDKSPIKPHNAHTTQPMISNVWINQNANNMTNNNDKNNIANSQINDQLPNTQNLNLQDETKLNHVNDGGTNVAIAGGNQMVNQDGIVDPANTMVKIPKKCLYLPNCQFGDKCRYIHPVENCRNWPYCAFGSECIYIHPNVPCKFGAYCANYYCNYSHDHIDTSNMPEIGTNGYFLNKKLINNTTQNTNNESFDNKVAQISISMPKTPPEMKKDKNKSEYNENEYIQGMLEAEKQELNNLENNNSINNNILGLQLGECTEGDGNPNNNLINLSQTNIPFSINKNNLGNLSENNVSNYNCFNGVSNSDKFNQNNLPTGQEASEHK from the exons atgatttcaAACAATACGGAAactgataaaaaatatcaaaacaTCATTACTGAAAAGTTAAGAGAATTATTAGGAGAATATGAAGTTGATATATTGACTGAGTATGTTTGGCATATGGCCGGAAATTCAAAAAGTGGTAGTGAATTTATGTGtaatgaattaaaagaCTTTTTAGGAGATcat ACTACAGTTTTCGTTGACTGGTTATTAAAACTTattgatgaaataaaaaaaaatcaaaaagacgataatttaaatgatgataaatCAAGATCAAATAAAAGCCATG ATTCGCGATCGAAACATTCACTCACTCAATCCAAGAAATCAAAA AGTTATTTAAAGGATTATGattcaaataaaagaaaCATTTCACGTTCCAGAAAAGGATCCAAAAGTATTCGAAGTAGTAGTGATAAATATTCTAATAATGATCCTGACccattttcaaaaaaatataaaaaaagacaaagGGAAATAAGTATCAGATCCAACTCTTCAAGAATTCATTCGCGAAAGTTTCATTATGATCGAAATCAATCTAGAAGGCgattaaatgataatgaaaaatatgataaaaaattaaaattaagaGAAAAGGGTCGAATAAACGATAGAAGTTATAGTCGTTCATTATCACCtaatagaaaaatttatgttgaaaaaaaaggtGGAGTGAAAAAAGGAAACAAAGAATATTCATATAGTGATGAATTATGCTCTAATAatg AAATGGAACAGAGAAAAAACTCAGTTTCTGATGAATACAACAATttggataaaaaaaataaagccATTTTAAA GCCAAATCCAAGATTTGGTGATGATAAAACGTTCCCATTTTTACAACCCGCTTCTTCAA ATTTAAATCCTCAAGAAATGCCCAATTACGTCATGAACAGAAATTATCCATATGACAAGGGCATGAATTTTGAAGGAAAATATTACCAAGGTAATTATATGGTATCTCAACCAAATATATTAGATGGAAATGTGAATAACCCAACTAATAGCTATATGGCTAATAAtgtgaataataattattttaatccCCCAAATCCAAatcattatattaataatatgcaacaaaaaaatatgattcCTCAACCTGGTTTTGTACACACTAATAAATTCCCAAATAATATGAACAGTAGTAATTATTCATATccgaaaaataatattatgaacattaatgcaaaaaataacaacACCTTAAATTTTGGAAAtccaaataataatatgtatttaaacaatcaaaaaaatcaaGAACAATTTCATACTCAAAAATTTAACAAACaaattcattttaataaaagttATGCTAATTCTGATAAATCACCAATAAAACCCCACAATGCACACACAACACAACCAATGATATCTAATGTATGGATAAATCAAAATGCCAATAATATGACAAATaacaatgataaaaataatattgcaAATTCTCAAATAAATGACCAATTACCCAATACCCAAAATCTCAATTTACAAGatgaaacaaaattaaatcaCGTAAATGATGGTGGCACAAATGTAGCGATAG cTGGTGGAAACCAAATGGTTAACCAAGATGGAATAGTTGATCCTGCAAATACAATGGTGAAG attCCCAAAAAATGCCTTTATCTCCCAAATTGCCAATTTGGAGATAAATGCCGATATATCCATCCAGTGGAAAAT tGTCGAAATTGGCCTTATTGTGCCTTTGGTTCAGAGTGCATTTATATTCATCCAAATGTTCCATGCAAATTTG GAGCATACTGTGCCAATTATTACTGCAATTATTCTCATGACCACATAGATACATCA AATATGCCCGAAATCGGAACAAATGGCtactttttaaataaaaaactaataaataatactacccaaaatacaaataatgaaaGCTTCGATAACAAGGTTGCTCAAATCTCGATTAGTATGCCAAAAACACCACCagaaatgaaaaaggataaaaataaatccgaatataatgaaaatgaatatattcaaGGTATGTTGGAAGCAGAAAAACAAGAActaaataatttagaaaataataattctataaataataatattttaggATTACAATTAGGAGAATGTACCGAAGGAGATGGAAACCCAAATAATAacttaataaatttatcacAAACAAACATACCTTTTagtattaacaaaaataatttaggAAATTTAAGCGAAAACAATGTTTCTAattataattgttttaatGGAGTTTCCAATTCAGATAAATtcaatcaaaataatttgcCAACTGGTCAAGAGGCTTCAgaacataaataa
- a CDS encoding superoxide dismutase [Fe], putative has protein sequence MPFFTFFLILFCVACIGKRECIKEVSNLKSSIKLNYLTFKGISLSKSRSINTKLTKINDSLYETWGITPMWNAKPFSLMKLPFNPQEMKPFLSEESIKYHYTKHHAAYIKNLNDFAAKHPELKNMSLEEIMQKYDGPIYNNTAQIFNHNFFWLGLKNNGEGKPYGEIKKKIEESFVSFENFKEQFTKEASSHFGSGWIWLVIKEHKLKIYQGHDAECPIKHRIGNPILTLDVWEHAYYVDYKNSRNDYIKEWFSKINWDFANYNLSIVN, from the exons atgcctttttttacattttttttgatccTCTTTTGTGTTGCATGCATAGGAAAACGGGAATGTATAAAAG AGGTTTCCAATTTAAAAAGTTCTatcaaattaaattatttaactTTCAAAGGAATTTCATTATCAAAGTCTAGATCtattaatacaaaattaaCCAAGATAAATGATAGTTTGTATGAAACATGGGGAATAACACCTATGTGGAATGCAAAACCCTTTTCCTTAATGAAACTTCCATTt aatCCTCAAGAAATGAAACCATTTTTGAGTGAGGAGTCAATTAAGTATCATTACACTAAACACCATGCTgcgtatataaaaaatttaaatg ATTTTGCAGCAAAACATCCTGAGTTAAAGAACATGTCTTTAGAGG AAATAATGCAAAAATACGATGGGCcaatttataataacacAG cTCAGATATTTAATCATAACTTTTTTTGGTTGGGGCTAAAAAACAATGGAGAGGGAAAACCATATggagaaataaaaaaaaaaattgaagaaTCCTTTGTTtcttttgaaaattttaaagaaCAGTTCACAAAGGAGGCATCAA gTCATTTTGGAAGTGGTTGGATTTGGTTAGTAATTAAAGaacataaattaaaaatttatcaaGGGCATGATGCCGAATGCCCAATTAAGCATCGAATTGGCAATCCAATACTAACATTAG ACGTATGGGAACATGCATATTATGTGGATTATAAAAACTCTAGaaatgattatataaaag aaTGGTTTTCCAAAATAAATTGGGATTTTGccaattataatttatcaaTTGTAAATTAA
- a CDS encoding ATP-dependent RNA helicase SUV3, putative gives MIKDIRKCFLNLYIKEIKKEYYQNNVNFLILQQCQRNISNSSIYFEKINEEYRKAQHYVMLNEHEILKIRNILIKIINEKELVRNVIHRYNIPIFFLQDKDVKNHFLDTIKNDKNNLTKLRELITKEIDTNCCSNGCIGDTGNVKVNEENGQLVSNNAHVNLSLNQKIEEQQISGFAQINDKCYLNSYETLLNIFQNFIKRNYHKQWIFYEHIKKLCDFTEINEIRKKKNNLNRKLYLYVGPTNSGKTHEAFNKFIDSKNGLYCSPLRLLTWEIHKKLLNLKKNTNLLTGQEIIKKANNTHTVCTIEMTPLNEKYDCAIIDEIQMINNSIRGYAWTNVLMNLKCEEIYLCGSEHIVNLIKELSDILHDQVIIKRFKRLNKLKLEENVQPLGDVKTGDCIISFSRNNIMLLKKKLEKLNKRVFVIYGTLPPESKKKQIELFNYYCKQIKNDCDNIKLERNNDEQNIKNEIHRAENSNHENHKKETVLVATDVIGMGLNIKIRRIIFYSLKKYDGDIIRYLNVSEILQIAGRAGRFDENDSGNSSDGFVTCVNFEDIKILKNIFENKNVKKLIGNNDENYYELHNTNEDSDSNNLIDQHLGNIPCDQLLGNINSNTINENIENNVLNNMDKYGDDINNRENSDSQNNIDNKKKNISTTLRAGYFPNFDTIENLSKILEFEYKAKIELYEILQILIDYLKLNDSYFFLTKNYNQIIFIAKFLKNINIDKNILFIYAISPVNINNVIMINILRTFIMSHSILGYVDFFECINNDMFLMLKYMDSNQNNKNCNLPNYVKTDYKNNYYFNKDDKHSCGKEKINCNNNFIYSASYNSPNIMSPDLKDAQNDNFQINNNLFPFFSKLTNPMFMDLHNNAHAELKHQACEKNDTQNNVGFDEYIKILEFYYEIIDLYCWLYTKFPSIYKNIKMVNDIKKKFSNQIVNLLAKPLNKEEGC, from the coding sequence atgataaaagaTATTCGAAAATGCTTTTTAAatctttatataaaagaaataaagaAAGAGTATTAccaaaataatgtaaatttCTTAATTTTACAACAATGCCAAAGAAATATAAGTAATAgtagtatatattttgaaaaaataaatgaagaatATAGAAAAGCGCAACATTATGTAATGCTAAATGAACAcgaaatattaaaaataagaaatattttgattaaaattataaatgaaaagGAATTAGTTCGAAATGTTATTCATCGTTATAATATTCCCATATTCTTTCTACAAGATAAGGATGTGAAAAACCATTTTTTGGatacaattaaaaatgataaaaataatttaacgAAATTAAGAGAGTTAATTACAAAAGAGATAGATACAAATTGTTGTAGTAATGGCTGTATTGGTGATACTGGTAATGTAAAAGTgaatgaagaaaatggaCAACTGGTTAGTAACAATGCTCATGTTAATCTTTCTTTAAATCAGAAAATAGAAGAACAACAAATTAGTGGATTTGCACAAATAAACGATAAATGTTATTTAAATTCATATGAAACActtttaaacatttttcaaaactttataaaaagaaattacCACAAACAATGGATATTTTATGagcatattaaaaaattatgcgATTTTACcgaaataaatgaaattagaaaaaagaaaaataacttgaatagaaaattatatcttTATGTTGGTCCAACAAATAGTGGAAAAACGCATGAAGCTTTCAACAAATTTATTGATTCAAAAAACGGGTTATACTGTTCCCCTTTAAGATTATTAACATGggaaatacataaaaaattattaaatttaaaaaaaaatacaaatttattaacagGTCAggaaataattaaaaaagcgAACAACACACACACTGTGTGCACAATTGAAATGACAccattaaatgaaaaatatgattgtGCAATAATTGACGAAATACAAATGattaataatagtataCGTGGTTATGCATGGACAAATGTAttaatgaatttaaaaTGTGAAGAAATATATCTTTGTGGTAGTGAGCATATTGTTAATTTAATCAAAGAATTATCAGACATTTTACATGACCAAGTCATAATAAAACGATTTAAACGACtgaacaaattaaaattagaAGAAAATGTACAACCATTAGGCGATGTTAAAACAGGTGATTGTATAATAAGTTTTTCACGAAATAACATAATGCtactgaaaaaaaaacttgaAAAACTTAACAAACGTGTTTTTGTAATTTATGGAACTTTACCCCCTgaatcgaaaaaaaaacaaatagaattatttaattattattgcaaacaaataaaaaacgattgtgataatataaaattggaaagaaataatgatgagcaaaatataaaaaatgaaatccATCGTGCAGAAAATTCCAATCATGAAAATCACAAAAAAGAAACAGTTTTAGTAGCAACTGATGTTATTGGAATGGGactaaatattaaaataagaagaattatattttattcattaaaaaaatatgatggTGATATTATTCGATATTTAAATGTATCCGAAATATTACAAATAGCAGGAAGAGCTGGAAGGtttgatgaaaatgattCAGGAAATTCGAGTGATGGTTTTGTTACATGTGTAAATTTTGaagatattaaaattttaaaaaatatttttgaaaataaaaatgtcaaaaaattaattgggaataatgatgaaaattattatgaattGCACAACACGAATGAAGATAGtgattcaaataatttaattgaTCAACACCTTGGTAATATACCATGTGATCAGTTATTGGGTAATATAAATTCTAACacaataaatgaaaatatcgaaaataatgtattaaACAATATGGATAAATATGGTGATGATATAAACAATAGAGAAAATTCAGATAgccaaaataatattgataataaaaaaaaaaatattagtaCTACTTTACGGGCAGGATATTTTCCAAACTTTGACACTATTGAAAACCTGAGCAAAATATTAGAATTTGAATATAAAGCTAAAATTGAACTATACGAAATATTGCAAATATTGAttgattatttaaaattaaatgattcctatttttttttaacaaagaattataatcaaattatatttattgccaaatttttaaaaaatattaatatcgataaaaatatactgtttatatatgcaatatCTCCTgtcaatataaataatgtaattatgataaatattttaagaaCATTTATTATGTCACATAGTATATTGGGATATGttgatttttttgaatgtataaataatgatatgtTTTTGATGCTGAAATATATGGATAGTAATcagaataataaaaattgtaatttaccaaattatgttaaaactgattataaaaacaattacTACTTCAATAAAGATGATAAACATTCTTGTgggaaagaaaaaataaattgtaataataattttatttattcagCTTCATATAATAGCCCAAATATTATGAGTCCCGATTTGAAGGATGCacaaaatgataattttcaaataaataataatttatttccttttttttcaaaattaacTAATCCAATGTTTATGGATTTACATAATAACGCACACGCTGAACTAAAACATCAAGCGTgcgaaaaaaatgatactCAAAATAATGTCGGTTTTGAcgaatatattaaaatactagaattttattatgaaataattGATTTGTATTGCTGgttatatacaaaatttcctagtatatataaaaacataaaaatggtaaatgacataaaaaaaaagttttcCAATCAAATTGTCAATTTGTTAGCAAAACCATTAAATAAGGAAGAAGGATGTTAA
- a CDS encoding MEI2-like RNA-binding protein, putative yields MNMNLKNINLEDENINKRVNIKRIVHVKNTYISPYVLYNKKGNNNSQLDKLNKIFTSENNCRFSKECYNYVKDGDTCNSGENYPEYCSTNVKQNNTPNYDQCNNEKKILKYGLLNEQNMKFLKKKKEEDFELNTISTMIHIYSDYESDKDNETITNEYNDLIDCIKKINISNNKCVINNDKRIEDALLSPYDQHRKCSYQTIGHKENYSNKNNDNNSDNKSDSDDNGEKRVRRLNNFISIPSVSNKSCIEHAHVQNNHMDTVHYDNYICNKENRDNNANDTIYKCEESIPLGTILNIHNLDSNNNALTTVMLRNIPNKYTQNMLMDVMNEHFKGLYDFFYLPIDFRNKCNVGYAFINFIHPHYAELFIKFFNNYKLNAFKSNKICTVTWGRVQGLKANIEHYRNSAIMTISVPQYKPILFQNGISVSWPESDGPLPAIKLRSHKY; encoded by the coding sequence atgaatatgaatttgaaaaatataaacttaGAAGAcgaaaacataaataaaagagtGAACATCAAAAGAATAGTGcatgtaaaaaatacatatatatctCCATATGttctttataataaaaagggGAATAATAATAGCCAACtggataaattaaataaaatatttactagtgaaaataattgtaGATTTTCAAAAGAATGCTATAATTATGTTAAAGATGGTGATACATGTAATAGTGGAGAAAATTATCCTGAATATTGTTCCACAAATGTTAAGCAAAACAATACCCCAAATTATGACCAAtgtaataatgaaaaaaaaatattaaagtATGGCTTGTTgaatgaacaaaatatgaaatttttaaaaaaaaaaaaagaagaagatTTTGAATTAAATACAATATCTACGAtgatacatatttattctGATTATGAAAGTGATAAAGACAATGAAACGATaacaaatgaatataatgatttaatagattgtataaaaaaaattaatatttctaataataaatgtgttattaataatgataaaagaATAGAGGATGCTCTATTAAGTCCTTATGATCAGCATAGAAAATGTAGTTATCAAACAATTGGgcataaagaaaattatagtaacaaaaataatgacaACAATAGTGATAATAAAAGTGATAGTGATGACAACGGAGAAAAACGTGTGCGCAGattgaataattttatatctatTCCTTCAGTATCAAACAAAAGTTGCATAGAACATGCACATGTTCAGAATAATCATATGGATACCGTGCattatgataattatatttgtaataaagaaaatcgtgataataatgcaaatgatactatatataaatgtgaaGAATCTATACCTCTTGGGacaatattaaatattcataatttagatagtaataataacgCACTTACAACAGTTATGTTAAGAAATATACCAAATAAGTATACACAAAACATGTTAATGGATGTTATGAATGAGCATTTTAAAGGtttatatgattttttttatttaccaATTGATTTTCGTAACAAATGTAATGTTGGTTAtgcatttattaattttatacatCCTCATTATGCTGAactatttattaaattttttaataattataaattgaATGCATttaaaagtaataaaatatgcacTGTCACATGGGGAAGGGTACAAGGATTGAAAGCTAATATTGAACATTACAGAAATTCAGCAATTATGACTATATCTGTGCCTCAATATAAGCCTATACTTTTTCAAAACGGAATATCGGTTTCATGGCCTGAATCGGACGGTCCCCTACCAGCTATAAAACTTCGATCGCACAAatattag